A single genomic interval of Mucilaginibacter boryungensis harbors:
- the glgB gene encoding 1,4-alpha-glucan branching protein GlgB has product MPEVYSRFTDFDIALFKSGKHYKLYEKLGSHVVEFKGVVGTYFAVWAPNAQTVSVIANFNGWNKTSTPLFPRWDGSGIWECFVPNVGVGETYKYYIKSSTGEDLEKADPFALRWEVPPSTASIVADTYYEWKDQDWMATRLDHNGINKPYSVYEVHFGSWARNVESPDEFYTYTQMAERLVPYVKEMGFTHVELMPIMEHPYYPSWGYQISGFFAAASRYGTPQELMFLIEEFHKAGIGVILDWVPSHFPGDAHALYKFDGTHLYEHADVRKGFHPDWKSYIFNYGRNEVRAFLISNALFWLDRYHADGLRVDAVASMLYLDYSRNQGEWEPNQYGGNENLEAISFLKEFNEAVYSHFPDVQTIAEESTSFTGVSRPVYAGGLGFGMKWMMGWMHDTIKYFSEDPINRKYHHNIITFSLIYAFTENFMLPFSHDEVVYGKGSMLRKMPGDEWQQFANLRLMYGYMFSHPGTKLLFMGAEFGQGDEWNFQHSLQWHLLQYPNHLGIQQTIKELNKLYRSEPALYELGFEHTGFEWLDGGNANDSVLVYLRKGKNPEDDILVVLNMTPVVRNGQRTGVPTRGNWAQIFNSDDKKYWGSGVNNDGVFKSEPEPWHGKEQSIVITLPPLSVVMFKRQR; this is encoded by the coding sequence ATGCCCGAGGTTTACAGCCGTTTTACCGACTTTGATATCGCGCTTTTTAAATCGGGTAAGCATTATAAGTTGTACGAGAAGCTGGGGTCGCATGTAGTGGAGTTTAAAGGTGTAGTGGGTACTTATTTTGCTGTGTGGGCGCCAAACGCGCAAACGGTATCGGTAATAGCTAATTTCAACGGCTGGAACAAAACCTCTACGCCACTATTTCCACGCTGGGATGGTTCAGGCATTTGGGAATGTTTTGTACCCAATGTTGGTGTTGGCGAAACTTATAAATATTACATTAAATCATCTACAGGCGAAGATCTGGAAAAAGCCGACCCGTTTGCACTACGCTGGGAAGTGCCGCCTTCTACCGCCTCAATTGTAGCGGATACTTACTACGAGTGGAAAGACCAGGACTGGATGGCTACCCGGTTAGATCATAATGGTATCAACAAACCCTATTCGGTGTATGAAGTACATTTTGGTTCGTGGGCACGTAATGTTGAAAGTCCGGATGAGTTTTATACTTATACTCAAATGGCTGAAAGGCTGGTGCCTTATGTAAAGGAAATGGGCTTTACCCATGTGGAGTTAATGCCCATAATGGAGCACCCATATTATCCAAGCTGGGGTTATCAGATCAGTGGCTTCTTTGCCGCGGCTTCGCGTTACGGCACGCCGCAGGAGCTGATGTTTTTAATAGAAGAGTTTCACAAAGCGGGAATAGGGGTAATATTGGATTGGGTCCCTTCACATTTTCCCGGTGACGCGCATGCCCTTTATAAATTTGACGGTACCCATTTGTATGAGCATGCCGATGTACGCAAAGGGTTTCATCCTGATTGGAAATCGTATATTTTTAATTATGGGCGTAATGAAGTCAGGGCTTTCCTCATCAGCAATGCGCTATTTTGGCTGGACAGATACCACGCTGATGGCTTGCGTGTTGATGCTGTGGCATCAATGCTGTATCTGGATTACTCACGTAACCAGGGTGAATGGGAGCCTAACCAGTACGGGGGAAACGAAAATCTGGAGGCTATTTCTTTCCTTAAAGAATTTAACGAAGCGGTTTATAGTCATTTCCCAGATGTACAAACCATTGCCGAAGAATCTACCTCGTTCACCGGGGTTAGTCGCCCGGTATATGCAGGCGGTTTAGGTTTTGGTATGAAATGGATGATGGGGTGGATGCACGATACGATCAAATATTTTAGCGAAGATCCTATCAATCGCAAATATCACCATAACATAATTACATTTAGCCTGATATACGCTTTCACCGAGAATTTCATGCTGCCTTTCTCGCATGATGAAGTGGTTTATGGTAAAGGTTCAATGCTGCGAAAAATGCCGGGAGATGAATGGCAGCAGTTTGCCAACCTGCGTTTAATGTATGGCTATATGTTCTCGCACCCAGGCACTAAATTATTGTTTATGGGCGCTGAATTTGGACAAGGTGATGAATGGAACTTTCAGCATTCCCTGCAATGGCATTTGCTGCAATATCCTAACCATTTAGGCATACAGCAGACAATAAAAGAGCTGAACAAACTATACCGCAGCGAACCAGCCCTCTATGAACTTGGTTTTGAACACACCGGATTTGAATGGCTTGATGGGGGTAACGCTAACGATTCGGTATTGGTGTACCTGCGCAAAGGTAAAAACCCTGAAGATGATATCCTGGTAGTATTAAATATGACGCCGGTAGTGCGCAATGGTCAGCGTACCGGGGTTCCCACCCGGGGCAATTGGGCGCAAATATTTAATAGCGACGATAAAAAATACTGGGGCAGCGGCGTAAATAACGACGGGGTATTTAAATCTGAACCCGAACCATGGCATGGGAAGGAACAATCTATTGTGATCACGTTGCCGCCTTTAAGTGTGGTGATGTTTAAGAGACAGCGGTAA
- a CDS encoding LacI family DNA-binding transcriptional regulator codes for MFESYTIKDIAKALGLSTSTVSRALNGSYEIGAETKKLVLEYAEKINYRPNPIALSLKEQKSHSIGVVVAEVANNYFSQAINGIESIAYNRGYHVIITQTHESYARETANVQHLISRHVDGLLVSLSAETVDLSHYQYLHDKGFPIVFFDRVAPNIETHKVTVDNFKGAFEATELLINTGFKKIAHLTNSYNLLISKERLNGYKAALEKHNIPFNPEYLKHCNHGGMIQHEVETTLQELLNLNDKPEAIFVTSDRLTTNCLYILKKLGLRVPEDIAIAGFTNSDVAELFDPPLTVVRQPAFQIGQIATEMLINLIESKRPVTEFVTETLETQLISRASSKKTAKDSIKS; via the coding sequence ATGTTTGAATCTTATACTATAAAAGACATTGCTAAAGCGCTTGGATTATCAACATCCACGGTATCAAGGGCTTTAAATGGCAGCTACGAAATTGGCGCCGAAACTAAAAAGCTGGTGCTGGAATATGCCGAAAAAATAAACTATCGCCCCAACCCCATCGCGCTTAGTTTAAAAGAGCAGAAAAGTCATTCCATTGGCGTAGTAGTGGCCGAGGTGGCTAATAATTATTTCTCGCAGGCTATTAACGGTATCGAATCAATTGCTTATAACCGCGGCTACCATGTTATCATTACTCAAACGCATGAATCATACGCCCGGGAAACAGCCAACGTGCAGCACTTAATATCGCGCCATGTGGATGGATTGCTGGTTTCACTATCTGCCGAGACTGTGGATCTGAGCCATTATCAGTACTTGCACGATAAAGGCTTCCCTATTGTATTTTTTGACCGGGTTGCCCCTAATATTGAAACACACAAGGTTACTGTAGATAATTTTAAAGGCGCTTTTGAAGCTACGGAACTATTAATAAACACAGGGTTCAAAAAGATAGCCCATTTAACCAATTCATATAACCTACTGATAAGCAAAGAACGGCTGAATGGGTATAAAGCCGCGCTTGAAAAACATAATATTCCGTTCAACCCTGAATATTTGAAGCATTGCAACCATGGGGGTATGATACAGCATGAAGTGGAAACCACCCTACAGGAACTGCTGAACCTGAACGACAAGCCCGAAGCCATATTTGTTACCAGCGACCGGTTAACTACCAATTGTCTTTACATCTTAAAGAAACTGGGTTTGCGTGTCCCTGAAGATATTGCCATTGCCGGCTTTACCAATAGCGATGTTGCCGAGTTATTTGATCCGCCATTAACAGTGGTTCGCCAACCAGCCTTCCAAATTGGCCAAATAGCAACGGAAATGTTAATAAACTTAATTGAAAGTAAGCGTCCGGTGACCGAATTTGTTACTGAAACGCTGGAAACACAATTAATATCGCGTGCATCAAGCAAAAAAACAGCTAAGGACAGCATTAAGTCGTAA
- a CDS encoding SusC/RagA family TonB-linked outer membrane protein — translation MNKFLLQFCLLLFLCGTAFAQTRQVTGQVTEKGGKDPIPAVTVLVKGNKGGTQTDLNGNFKLSVPAGAVTLVFRSVGYKTTEVAVPASQSSVTVSLDADATQLNEVVAIGYGTVKRGDLAGSVTSVSAKDLKDNPSNSLAEALEGKLAGVQITTSQGAPGSDADINIRGRNSITQSGSPLFIVDGVQVENALNVLAPQDIATVDVLKDAASTAIYGARGSNGVVLITTKGGKNTNGKFNVSYNVNVGIQKLAKELEVMNPYDFVEYQYERFRLTGDSASLSRFTRLGSNFDTIKNYRNVPFVDWQQTMFGRKAVQQTHNLSVSGGTDKTQYNLSLTEDAQQGILIGSDYNRQVLNFRLDQTISDRLRVGFNVRYNNRTVNGAGTSDVGGSGSNNLRQIVRYTPFLQPGKALDDYDAFQTLTLNPGNGLALTNPLALIPAIYRKNSSNVLNLNGNVTYSIVKNLSLKSLISYDVSNTQIKAFDDTITSNARAYNTLPVLSVNNGQAITINNSNTLNYTNAAFLKSKGSLNFLIGEETYQTDTKANYLELRYFPAGITVDQAFANFNLAAAPAGATEPAPTSSEVLVHNLSLFSRLNFTWDNKYILSGTIRADGSSIFGPAKKWGYFPSGSFAWKVNEEKFMKGQDIFSELKLRVSYGTAGNNRITPFSYLQTLSTGKPYYLNDVLVGGVGPSNLLGNPLLQWETLISKNLGIDMGFLHGRIQASVDVYDNVTSKLLISNKIPTNAGETDQFQNVGSTENKGLEIQISANVLRTKKFNWNANWNISFNRNKIKSLGAQQSFTQNSGWFSSSNANADYLVKVGEEVGTMYGLVNDGYYKTSDFNTTAYTNASLPFATTQYTLKAGVPSSLTLAQPGSMKFIDQNGDGKIDANDYVVIGHALPRFIGGLNQQFSYGNFDMSVTLNYSYGGKVFNDNKMEFTSGYSNGANLLAIFNDRWHYANPVTGARTQATVGTTVVGAAPDVLDAINPNPKYWYPGTGVEYNQPQSFAVENSSYLRLNTLTIGYTLPKSVLSKLKINNLRVYATGSNIATITGYSGYDPEVNVRRQSPLTPNVDYSAYPKSRTYFLGLNVTF, via the coding sequence ATGAATAAATTTCTACTACAATTTTGCCTGTTGCTTTTCCTGTGCGGAACGGCATTTGCGCAAACCCGTCAGGTAACCGGCCAGGTTACAGAAAAAGGCGGCAAAGACCCGATACCGGCCGTAACGGTATTGGTTAAAGGGAACAAGGGGGGCACACAAACCGACCTGAACGGTAACTTTAAACTAAGCGTGCCTGCTGGCGCGGTTACTTTAGTGTTCCGTTCGGTAGGTTATAAAACCACTGAGGTTGCGGTGCCTGCCAGCCAATCAAGCGTAACAGTTTCACTTGATGCCGATGCTACCCAGCTTAACGAGGTGGTAGCTATTGGTTATGGTACAGTAAAAAGAGGAGACCTTGCCGGTTCGGTAACTTCTGTATCTGCTAAAGATTTAAAGGATAACCCAAGCAATTCGCTTGCCGAAGCACTTGAAGGTAAACTGGCCGGCGTACAGATCACTACCTCGCAGGGTGCGCCGGGATCGGATGCGGACATTAATATTCGCGGACGTAACTCTATAACCCAAAGTGGTTCACCTTTATTTATTGTAGATGGTGTACAGGTTGAAAATGCGCTGAATGTTTTAGCACCGCAGGATATTGCTACTGTAGACGTATTAAAAGACGCGGCTTCAACCGCGATATATGGTGCGCGTGGTTCAAACGGTGTAGTATTAATTACCACTAAAGGCGGTAAAAATACAAATGGCAAATTCAACGTATCGTACAATGTTAATGTTGGTATCCAAAAATTGGCTAAAGAATTGGAAGTAATGAACCCTTACGATTTTGTAGAGTATCAATATGAGCGTTTCCGTTTAACAGGTGACTCTGCATCATTGAGCCGCTTTACACGTTTGGGCAGTAACTTTGATACCATTAAAAATTACCGTAACGTGCCGTTTGTTGATTGGCAGCAAACTATGTTTGGCCGTAAAGCTGTACAGCAAACGCACAACCTAAGTGTATCAGGTGGTACCGATAAAACTCAATATAACCTTAGCCTGACTGAGGATGCTCAACAAGGTATATTAATAGGTTCTGATTACAACAGGCAGGTGTTAAACTTCCGTTTAGATCAAACTATATCCGATAGGTTAAGGGTAGGGTTTAACGTACGTTATAATAATCGCACTGTAAATGGTGCGGGCACGTCAGATGTAGGCGGCTCAGGTTCAAATAACCTGCGTCAAATCGTGCGTTACACACCATTCCTGCAACCAGGTAAAGCCCTTGATGACTACGATGCGTTCCAAACGCTTACATTAAACCCGGGTAACGGCTTGGCTTTAACAAATCCGCTGGCTTTAATCCCGGCTATTTACCGTAAAAATTCGTCAAATGTTTTAAATTTGAACGGTAATGTTACTTACAGCATTGTAAAAAACCTGTCTTTAAAATCGTTAATTTCATACGATGTTAGCAACACACAGATCAAAGCGTTTGATGATACCATTACTTCAAATGCCAGGGCATACAATACCTTGCCTGTTTTAAGTGTTAATAACGGCCAGGCTATCACCATTAATAACTCAAATACACTTAATTATACTAATGCCGCGTTCCTTAAATCAAAAGGTTCATTAAACTTTTTAATAGGCGAGGAAACTTATCAAACAGATACAAAAGCTAACTATTTAGAATTAAGGTATTTCCCTGCAGGTATTACCGTTGACCAGGCTTTTGCAAATTTCAACCTTGCAGCAGCACCAGCAGGTGCAACAGAACCTGCACCTACCTCATCTGAAGTTCTGGTACACAATCTGTCTCTTTTCTCGAGGTTAAATTTTACATGGGACAATAAATATATTCTGTCAGGTACAATACGTGCAGACGGCAGTTCGATATTTGGCCCGGCTAAAAAATGGGGTTATTTCCCATCAGGATCATTTGCCTGGAAAGTTAACGAAGAGAAATTCATGAAAGGCCAGGATATCTTCTCTGAATTGAAATTGAGGGTAAGCTATGGTACAGCGGGTAATAACCGTATTACTCCGTTCTCATACTTACAAACATTATCAACAGGTAAGCCATATTATTTAAATGATGTATTGGTAGGTGGTGTAGGTCCAAGTAACTTATTGGGTAACCCGTTATTGCAGTGGGAAACTTTAATATCTAAAAACTTAGGTATTGATATGGGCTTTTTGCATGGCCGTATTCAGGCATCGGTTGATGTTTATGATAATGTAACCAGTAAATTATTGATCAGCAATAAAATCCCAACCAATGCTGGCGAAACAGACCAGTTCCAAAACGTAGGTTCGACAGAAAACAAAGGTTTGGAAATCCAAATTAGCGCAAATGTGTTGAGGACAAAGAAATTCAATTGGAATGCAAACTGGAACATTTCGTTTAACCGTAATAAAATTAAAAGCCTGGGCGCTCAACAGTCATTCACCCAAAACTCTGGTTGGTTTAGCTCGAGCAACGCCAATGCCGACTATTTAGTAAAAGTTGGTGAAGAGGTAGGTACCATGTATGGCCTGGTGAACGATGGCTATTATAAAACATCAGATTTTAATACAACCGCTTACACAAATGCAAGTTTGCCATTTGCCACTACACAATATACTTTAAAAGCAGGTGTACCATCCAGCCTTACGCTGGCACAGCCCGGAAGTATGAAATTTATTGACCAAAACGGTGACGGCAAAATTGATGCGAACGATTACGTAGTTATCGGCCATGCTTTACCACGGTTTATAGGTGGTTTGAACCAGCAATTCAGCTATGGTAACTTTGATATGAGCGTAACCCTGAACTATTCATACGGTGGTAAAGTGTTCAACGACAACAAAATGGAGTTCACCAGCGGTTACTCTAACGGCGCTAACTTGTTGGCGATATTTAACGACAGATGGCATTACGCTAACCCGGTTACAGGTGCACGTACGCAGGCAACTGTTGGTACAACTGTAGTAGGTGCCGCACCCGACGTGTTGGATGCTATTAATCCCAATCCTAAATACTGGTACCCTGGTACTGGTGTTGAATATAACCAGCCTCAATCTTTTGCTGTAGAGAATTCTTCGTATCTTAGGTTGAACACCCTGACAATAGGCTATACCTTGCCAAAAAGCGTTTTGAGCAAGCTGAAAATAAACAATTTAAGAGTATATGCTACAGGCAGCAATATCGCTACTATAACAGGTTATTCAGGCTATGATCCGGAAGTTAATGTAAGACGTCAGTCACCATTAACGCCTAATGTGGATTATTCAGCTTATCCTAAAAGCCGTACCTATTTCTTAGGTCTTAATGTTACATTTTAA
- a CDS encoding malate:quinone oxidoreductase: MYNKMSSQNTEVDVILIGAGIMSATLGFMLKELQPDLKIELFERLEVMAAESSDAMNNAGTGHSAFCELNYTPQLPDGSVDISKAIKIADQFEISKQFWAYLIDQQYIKDPKTFITTVPHISFVWGDENVSYLKKRYEALSKNHFFSDMQYSEDPAVLNSWMPLVMHGRNPDEKVSANKMDIGTDVNFGALTKDLLTAAQNKSDFNVHLNHDVTNVKRCKGGWQVTVKDKVGGGKHKVTAKFVFVGAGGGALPLLQKSGIPESKGFGGFPVSGQWLVCNNPEIIKQHQAKVYGKASVGSPPMSVPHLDTRNINGKRSLLFGPYAGFSTRFLKRGSLWDLFGSIKLNNLRPLMAAGIDNIPLTRYLISEVMQSQDDRLKSLRDYYPEARKEDWELEIAGQRVQVIKADPKRGGVLEFGTEVVTAADGSIAALLGASPGASTSVPIMIQLIERCFKAQAKTPEWQDKLKAMIPSYGQSLAKDAALSREVRDRTSKALGLV; the protein is encoded by the coding sequence ATATATAATAAAATGAGCAGTCAAAATACAGAGGTTGATGTTATTTTAATTGGTGCAGGCATTATGAGCGCCACACTTGGGTTTATGCTGAAAGAGTTACAACCCGACCTGAAAATTGAACTTTTTGAAAGGCTTGAAGTAATGGCTGCCGAAAGTTCCGACGCGATGAACAATGCCGGTACCGGCCACTCTGCTTTTTGCGAGTTAAATTATACACCTCAGTTACCCGATGGTTCTGTTGATATCAGTAAAGCCATAAAAATTGCCGATCAGTTTGAGATATCTAAACAGTTTTGGGCTTACCTTATTGATCAGCAATATATTAAAGATCCTAAAACATTCATCACTACCGTCCCCCATATAAGCTTTGTTTGGGGTGATGAGAATGTATCGTACCTAAAAAAACGTTACGAGGCACTAAGTAAAAACCACTTTTTTAGCGACATGCAATACTCTGAAGATCCGGCTGTGTTAAACAGTTGGATGCCTTTGGTAATGCATGGCCGCAATCCGGACGAGAAGGTATCGGCCAATAAAATGGATATCGGCACCGATGTTAACTTCGGTGCGCTTACAAAAGACCTGCTTACCGCTGCACAAAACAAATCAGACTTTAACGTTCACCTTAATCACGATGTTACTAATGTTAAGCGCTGCAAGGGCGGCTGGCAGGTAACCGTAAAAGATAAAGTGGGCGGCGGCAAGCATAAAGTAACTGCTAAATTTGTTTTTGTTGGTGCTGGCGGCGGTGCATTGCCCCTGCTGCAAAAATCGGGCATACCGGAAAGCAAAGGCTTTGGTGGTTTTCCGGTAAGCGGCCAATGGTTGGTTTGCAACAACCCCGAAATTATTAAACAACACCAGGCCAAAGTATACGGCAAAGCATCTGTCGGTTCGCCGCCAATGTCGGTACCGCATTTGGATACCCGTAATATTAATGGCAAACGCTCACTCCTTTTTGGCCCATATGCAGGTTTTTCTACCCGTTTCCTTAAACGCGGGTCGTTGTGGGACTTGTTTGGTTCTATCAAGTTAAACAACCTCCGCCCGCTTATGGCGGCGGGTATAGATAACATACCGCTTACCCGTTACCTGATCAGCGAGGTAATGCAATCGCAGGATGATCGTTTAAAATCCTTACGGGATTACTATCCTGAAGCCAGAAAAGAAGATTGGGAACTGGAGATTGCCGGTCAGCGGGTGCAGGTAATTAAAGCCGACCCTAAACGCGGCGGCGTACTTGAATTTGGTACCGAAGTAGTAACTGCGGCCGATGGCAGCATAGCAGCCCTGTTAGGTGCCTCACCAGGTGCGTCAACCTCTGTGCCTATCATGATCCAGCTGATTGAGCGCTGCTTTAAAGCCCAGGCAAAAACCCCCGAATGGCAGGACAAGCTAAAAGCCATGATCCCATCTTACGGGCAGTCCCTAGCTAAGGATGCCGCATTAAGCAGGGAAGTAAGGGATAGGACGAGTAAGGCTTTGGGGTTAGTGTAA